One Stigmatella aurantiaca genomic region harbors:
- a CDS encoding ATP-binding protein, giving the protein MHPMTSAFPENEMDRRAAQEAGMPGLAGSKHAEHALLLLAEVGRLLSVQRGGLKPVLRRIARLTASGLASFCLMKLVRPNGQLERVALAHQNPEAEAQLRALPHQYHQDSICSPLVDALHSGTSQLLVNYPVEIRRRLPVLPEHLAQLERLDPRSLMVVPLVGHRRVLGLMLLARNGTLPPFDATDLIVAEELARSIAVSLDDSRLLREARRAERRARFLARSSRVLAGSLDYRATLDQVARLAVPAVADLCAVDMLEEDGSISRLAVAHRHSEQVSRVWELAHRWPSHLEDLYGPGRVIRTGEPELRSEIPDTGLPRAARDSEHLRSLRGLELESYLVAPLKARGRTLGSITFAYTGSHRSYRRSDLRLAMELAARAGLAVDNALLYGASQEAVRLRDEFLAVASHELKTPLTPLNLRLQSLRRELERRGTPVNPARVQEHVAALQRQCKRLGTLVDSLLDVSRLEAGVLVLDREFLDLTALVRDVISRFSAQAARTGTPLDVQTVGPIVGNWDRVRLEQVVSSLLSNALKYGMGHPVHIRVEQGPAGARFTVRDEGIGISPENLSRIFERFERAVSAEHFGGLGLGLYLTRHLVEALGGSIHATSQLGKGATFQVDLPLAAPPS; this is encoded by the coding sequence ATGCACCCCATGACCAGCGCTTTTCCCGAGAATGAGATGGACCGGCGGGCGGCGCAGGAGGCCGGAATGCCGGGGCTTGCCGGGAGCAAACACGCCGAACATGCCCTGCTGCTGCTGGCGGAAGTGGGCCGCCTGCTCTCCGTTCAGCGCGGCGGCCTGAAGCCCGTTTTGCGGCGGATCGCCCGGTTGACGGCCTCGGGCCTCGCCAGCTTCTGCTTGATGAAGCTGGTGCGCCCCAATGGCCAGCTCGAGCGGGTGGCCCTGGCCCACCAGAACCCCGAGGCCGAAGCCCAACTGCGCGCCCTGCCCCACCAGTACCACCAGGACAGCATCTGCAGCCCCCTGGTGGATGCGCTCCACAGCGGCACCTCGCAGTTGCTCGTGAACTACCCTGTGGAGATCCGCCGGCGGCTCCCCGTGCTGCCCGAGCACCTTGCCCAGCTCGAACGGCTGGATCCCCGCTCTCTGATGGTGGTGCCGCTCGTGGGCCACCGGCGCGTCCTCGGCCTGATGCTGCTGGCCCGCAATGGCACCCTGCCCCCGTTTGATGCCACGGACCTCATCGTCGCCGAGGAGCTGGCCCGGAGCATCGCCGTCTCGCTCGACGACTCCCGCCTGTTGCGGGAGGCCCGGCGCGCCGAGCGGCGGGCCCGGTTCCTGGCCCGCTCCAGCCGCGTGCTCGCCGGTTCACTCGACTACCGCGCCACGCTGGACCAGGTCGCCCGGCTCGCGGTACCCGCCGTGGCGGATCTGTGCGCGGTGGACATGCTCGAGGAGGACGGGAGCATCAGCCGGCTCGCCGTGGCGCACCGGCACTCCGAGCAGGTCTCCCGGGTCTGGGAGCTGGCGCACCGCTGGCCCTCGCACCTGGAGGACCTCTATGGCCCGGGACGGGTCATCCGCACGGGCGAGCCCGAGCTGCGAAGCGAAATCCCGGACACGGGCCTGCCCCGCGCGGCGCGGGACTCCGAGCACCTGCGCAGCCTGCGCGGCCTGGAGCTGGAGTCCTATCTGGTGGCGCCGCTGAAGGCCCGGGGCCGCACGCTGGGGTCCATCACCTTCGCCTATACGGGCTCACACCGCTCCTACCGCCGCTCGGACCTGCGGCTGGCGATGGAGCTGGCGGCCCGCGCGGGCCTGGCCGTGGACAACGCCCTGCTGTACGGCGCCTCGCAAGAGGCGGTGCGGCTGCGGGACGAGTTCCTCGCCGTCGCCTCGCACGAGCTGAAGACGCCGCTCACGCCCCTCAACCTGCGGCTGCAGAGCCTGCGGCGCGAGCTGGAGCGCCGGGGAACGCCCGTGAACCCCGCCCGGGTCCAGGAGCACGTCGCGGCGCTCCAGCGGCAGTGCAAGCGGCTGGGCACGCTGGTGGACAGCCTGCTGGATGTCTCGCGCCTGGAGGCGGGCGTGCTGGTGCTCGACCGGGAGTTTTTGGACCTGACGGCGCTGGTGCGAGACGTCATCAGCCGGTTCTCGGCCCAGGCGGCGCGCACGGGCACGCCCCTGGACGTCCAGACGGTGGGCCCCATCGTGGGCAACTGGGACCGGGTGCGGCTGGAGCAGGTGGTGAGCAGCCTGCTGAGCAACGCCCTCAAGTACGGCATGGGCCACCCCGTCCACATCCGGGTCGAGCAAGGCCCCGCGGGGGCCCGCTTCACGGTGCGCGATGAGGGCATTGGCATCTCCCCGGAGAACCTGTCGCGCATCTTCGAGCGGTTCGAGCGGGCGGTCTCCGCGGAGCACTTCGGGGGCCTGGGGCTGGGGCTGTACCTCACGCGCCACCTCGTCGAGGCGCTCGGGGGCTCCATCCACGCCACCAGCCAGCTGGGCAAAGGCGCCACCTTCCAGGTGGACCTCCCCCTGGCCGCACCCCCGTCTTGA
- a CDS encoding response regulator, which produces MEHSSGLLVVDDDHDILLALQDALEMEGYHVAVAHDGREALEQLKGGLRPELILLDLMMPDVSGWAFRAEQSSNAELASIPVVVVSGQGVSSRDVARLGAAGYLRKPVDLDDLLHTVERFASPEDPPEPVSMASW; this is translated from the coding sequence ATGGAGCATTCGAGCGGCTTGCTTGTCGTCGACGACGATCATGACATCTTGCTCGCGCTCCAAGACGCGCTGGAGATGGAGGGGTATCACGTGGCCGTCGCGCACGATGGCCGCGAGGCGCTGGAGCAGCTCAAGGGCGGGCTGCGGCCGGAGCTCATCCTGTTGGATCTGATGATGCCCGACGTGAGCGGCTGGGCCTTCCGGGCCGAGCAGAGCTCCAACGCGGAGCTGGCCTCCATCCCGGTGGTGGTCGTCTCGGGCCAGGGCGTCAGCTCCCGGGACGTGGCGCGGCTGGGCGCCGCGGGCTACCTGCGCAAGCCCGTGGACCTCGATGACCTGCTGCACACGGTGGAGCGGTTCGCCTCACCGGAGGATCCGCCGGAGCCGGTGAGCATGGCCTCGTGGTGA
- a CDS encoding histone deacetylase family protein yields MTLPTLLFTDPLFLQHDPGQGHPESPARLRSILSVLARAPVAGTQVRSPRSATPAELASVHTPELRHALLEMAGQRGQIDADTLVSPDSYDAAILAAGAAVGAVEEVMAGRARNAFALVRPPGHHAEPGQAMGFCLFNNVAIAAEAGRKLGAERVLVLDWDVHHGNGTQAAFESRRDVLYQSVHQYPYYPGTGAPHEVGQGAGEGFTVNCGLPGGATDADYRSIFEDLLLPVADAFQPQLVLVSAGFDPHRSDPIGGMMATERGFAAMCSAVRSLAERVCGGKLVLVLEGGYSLEGLSQSVHACTEVLTGRQDSFPAGDTSADAAQAIARSRAALRPYWSCL; encoded by the coding sequence ATGACGCTTCCGACCCTCCTCTTCACGGATCCCCTCTTCCTCCAGCACGACCCGGGCCAGGGACACCCCGAAAGCCCCGCCCGGCTCCGGAGCATCCTCTCGGTGCTCGCCCGGGCACCGGTGGCGGGAACCCAGGTGCGCTCGCCCCGCTCGGCCACCCCGGCGGAGCTGGCCTCCGTGCACACCCCGGAGCTGCGCCACGCCCTGCTGGAGATGGCGGGGCAGCGGGGGCAGATCGACGCGGACACCCTCGTCTCCCCGGACAGCTACGACGCGGCCATCCTGGCCGCTGGAGCCGCCGTGGGCGCGGTGGAGGAAGTCATGGCGGGCCGGGCGCGCAACGCGTTCGCGCTGGTGCGCCCCCCCGGTCACCACGCCGAGCCAGGGCAGGCCATGGGCTTCTGCCTCTTCAACAACGTGGCCATCGCCGCCGAGGCGGGGCGGAAGCTGGGCGCCGAGCGCGTGCTGGTGCTCGACTGGGACGTGCACCATGGCAACGGCACCCAGGCCGCCTTCGAGTCCCGGCGGGACGTGCTCTACCAGTCCGTGCACCAGTACCCCTACTACCCGGGCACGGGCGCCCCGCACGAGGTGGGACAGGGCGCGGGCGAGGGCTTCACCGTCAACTGCGGACTGCCCGGCGGCGCGACGGATGCCGACTACCGGTCCATCTTCGAGGATCTGCTCCTGCCCGTCGCGGACGCGTTCCAGCCGCAGCTCGTGCTGGTGTCCGCGGGGTTTGATCCGCACCGGAGCGATCCCATCGGCGGGATGATGGCGACCGAGCGGGGCTTCGCCGCGATGTGCTCCGCGGTCCGGTCCCTGGCCGAGCGCGTGTGTGGAGGGAAGCTGGTCCTGGTGCTGGAGGGGGGCTATTCCCTGGAGGGGCTGTCCCAGTCCGTCCATGCCTGCACCGAGGTGCTCACGGGCCGCCAGGACTCCTTCCCGGCAGGGGACACCTCCGCGGACGCGGCCCAGGCCATCGCGCGGAGCCGCGCGGCGCTGCGGCCCTACTGGTCCTGCCTCTGA